One Desulfobulbus oligotrophicus DNA segment encodes these proteins:
- a CDS encoding tetratricopeptide repeat protein gives MGAVTYPNAAVSDYTTQNFIPVQLPFNAKPEAVDFNITWTPTIVILDETGKEHHRGVGFLPPEEFIPFLIVGQAKTAFDLQNFESAITLLEKVIKDHPQSSAAPEAAFHLGVSRYKATNNPAPLKEAYQFLKDNYPDSEWLKRAQPYALL, from the coding sequence ATGGGTGCAGTTACGTACCCTAACGCCGCAGTCAGCGATTATACCACCCAAAACTTCATTCCCGTACAACTACCTTTTAACGCCAAACCAGAAGCCGTTGACTTCAATATTACCTGGACGCCTACCATAGTAATATTGGACGAGACCGGCAAAGAGCACCATCGCGGTGTAGGCTTTCTGCCGCCTGAAGAGTTTATCCCCTTTCTGATAGTGGGTCAGGCCAAGACCGCTTTTGACCTGCAGAACTTTGAATCTGCTATCACTCTGCTGGAGAAAGTGATCAAGGATCATCCTCAGAGTTCAGCCGCGCCTGAGGCTGCCTTTCATCTGGGAGTCAGCAGATATAAGGCCACGAACAATCCTGCTCCTCTCAAAGAAGCCTATCAATTCCTCAAAGACAATTATCCGGACAGTGAGTGGCTCAAACGAGCCCAGCCATATGCACTGCTGTAG